In Haemorhous mexicanus isolate bHaeMex1 chromosome 21, bHaeMex1.pri, whole genome shotgun sequence, the following proteins share a genomic window:
- the PDCL gene encoding phosducin-like protein: protein MTTADDKLLGEKLQYYYSSSEGEDEDSEKEDKEGESSIPESVGEVELSSDGSAVNTGPKGVINDWRRFKQLETEQRQEQRREMERLIKKLSMTCRSHLDDEAEQQKQKELQEKINGKMTLQEYSMIHNDEDDEEFLQRYRKQRMEEMRQQLYSGQQFKQVFEITSGEAFLDTVDKEHKGTLIMIHIYEDDIPGTESLNGCMICLAAEYPAVKFCRVKSSLIGASTRFTNNALPALLVYKAGELIGNFVRITDQLGEDFFAVDLEAFLQECGLLPEKDLLLLTSIHNPSACYSEDSDLEID, encoded by the exons ATGACTACTGCGGATGATAAACTGCTTGGTGAGAAGCTGCAGTATTAttacagcagcagtgagggTGAGGATGAAGACAGTGAGAAGGAGGATAAAgaaggggagagcagcattCCTGAAAGTGTGGGCGAGGTGGAGCTCAGCAGCGATGGCAGCGCTGTCAACACAG GTCCCAAGGGAGTGATCAATGACTGGCGGAGGTTTAAGCAGCTGGAGACGGAGCAGCGGCAGGAGCAGCGCAGGGAGATGGAGAGGCTCATCAAGAAGCTCTCCATGACGTGCAGGTCTCACTTGGATGACgaggctgagcagcagaagcagaaagagcttcaggaaaaaatcaatGGAAAG ATGACTTTACAGGAGTACAGCATGATCCacaatgatgaggatgatgaggaatTCTTGCAGCGCTACAGGAAGCAGCGAATGGAGGAGATGAGGCAGCAGTTGTACAGTGGGCAGCAATTCAAGCAGGTGTTTGAGATCACCAGTGGGGAAGCATTTCTGGACACCGTGGACAAAGAGCATAAGGGCACACTGATCATGATCCATATTTATGAAGATGATATCCCTGGCACTGAATCCCTGAATGGCTGCATGatctgcctggctgcagagtaCCCAGCAGTGAAATTCTGCAGAGTGAAGAGTTCACTCATTGGTGCCAGCACTCGCTTCACTAACAatgccctgccagccctgctggtctACAAGGCAGGGGAGCTCATTGGCAACTTCGTGCGCATCACCGACCAGCTTGGAGAAGATTTTTTTGCTGTAGACCTGGAGGCTTTTCTGCAGGAATGTGGTTTGCTGCCAGAAAAAGACCTGCTGCTCCTGACTTCTATACATAATCCATCTGCATGTTACAGTGAAGACAGTGATCTGGAAATAGACTGA